In Leopardus geoffroyi isolate Oge1 chromosome D1, O.geoffroyi_Oge1_pat1.0, whole genome shotgun sequence, the genomic stretch TCATTATGTCCAAAAGAAAGTCTCCAGAGAATACAGAGGGCAAGGTCGGATCCAAACCAACTGAACAGGAGACCACCAGACAGTCTGCCAGATTGTCAGCGAAACCCGCTCCACCAAAAGCTGAACCTGAACCAAGAAAAACATCTGCGAACAAAGAACCTGGCACAAAGACTAACAAAGGCactaaaaggaaagagggagagcaagaagcTGGAAAGGAAGATACCGCACCATTTCCAAATGGTGAAACTAAAGCTGAAAAGGTGCGGAAAGCTGAACCTGTAGATCACAGGGTAGGCTGAATCGTGAAAAATTGGGAGTTGATTTTATACACCTCTTgggacaactttttttttatataagaaaaataatttttctaatgtttatttatttttgagagagtgagaaagacagagcacgcgtgggggaggggcagagagcgagggagacacaggatcagaagcaggctctaggctctgagctgtcggcacagagcccaacacagggctcaaacccacagatggtgagatcgtggcctgaagccgaagttgtatgcttaaagactgagccatccaggcggcccttttttatataattttttaatgtttatttatttatttatttatttatttatttatttatttattttgagagagaaagagaatatgcaaacgagggaggggcagagagagagggagagagagagtcccaagcaggctccatactctcagcacagagccttatgcagggcttgaacccatggaccgtgagactatgacctgagccaaattcaagtcagatgcctagccgactgagccacccacctgcccttgGGACaactttttaaagccatttttacCAAGTATTCTGTAAATGCTAATTTTTAGGACGCTACTTTGTATAAGGATGgacattttatcttttcatagTCCTGCTTTTTGGAAATTTCCATCATcctcaagtaaaataaatatcaatttaatATTGGAAACTGTGTGTAGAATCGATTCAGAATTTCAGGCACTGGCTTTAAAAATTGAGTCCTGTGCATACTGTGGTATTTTTACTATACATATTTGAATTTTCACAGTTTTTCTAGAGCAGTAATCGGTGGTACTTTTTAATCTAGGTTTTATTCTATATGATTTTAATGAAACATGGAGAGTTTGTGGCCATCTGCTGACTAtttgtggtttaaaataaaaggttttcttgcctgcaaaaacaaacaagcaagtaaataaacaaataacccaattttaaaaatgggcaatggaTCTAAGTAcacattttcctaaagaagatggaaaataagcaaatagataaataaacaataaacacaagaaaaaattcttggCATCCTTAGTCATCAAGGagatgtaaatcaaaaccacaatgagatacatcTTAACCACAAGGATGGCCATAATAAATAAGTCAGAAAATAACAGGCTGGCAAAGATATGTAGAAATCAGAATCTTAACAGATTGCTAGttggaatgtgaaatggtacgaTTACTTTGAAAAACAGCTTCGCACTTCTTCAAACAGTCAAATATAGAGTTGCCACACGACTTAGCAATTCCTCTCCTAGGTGTCTACCCAGGAGGAATTGAAATGTACGTCTGTGCAAAAATTTGAACACAAATGTGTATAGCAGCGTTATTCCTAATTgctaaaaggtagaaacaacccaaatgtccatcaactgatggatgcataaacaaaatgtggtacatccatacaatgcagtattcttcagccataaaaaggaatgagatactgatacctgctacaacatggatgaaccttgaaaactttATGGTATATGGGaaaagtcacaaaagaccacacactatacgattccatttatatgaaatgctcagaataggtaaatctgtaGAGATACAAAGATTTGTGGCTGTTTAAGGGCTGTGGGTGATAGCTAAAAGGTACAAGAGGGTTTTTTTTgagatgatagaaatgttctaaaatgcaATGTAGTGATTGTATATCTACGTATTGTATCACtatatattgtattatacatAGCATcattatatattgtgtatatctgtgaatattctaaaaaccattgaattatatattctaaatgaGTGAGTTAAATGATATGTGAATTATGTATCAATGGAGATattttaatactatatatattcagaactttttagTTGAAAGGTAAAATACCAAAACCAACAGCTAGCAGCCCAAGGTGGTCAGATgacagattattttcttttgtaatttttcctattttgaggagaaaaaaaaaccgtGAAGCACCTATTCTAGATTTCCAGAGAACGAAGGGACTAACAACCAAATGCAAGGAGTGAACATTGATTGGATcctggaccccctccccccaaacaggtataaaatacattttaggaaaatTGGGAGAAATGTAAATATGGACTGGCTATTAGATGATAGCATGGAATTATTTATCCTTTTGTAGGATTGTGATTGTGACTGTGTAGGACGTTGTTCTCAGGAGCTACTTGCTCCAGGTATTAAGTGTTATTTAGTGTCATGGTATCTAcaactctcaaatggttcagtttgtttgtttgtttgtttgtttgtttgtttgggggttttttgtttgtttgttttttaagtaggctccatgcccaatgtggggcttgaactcatgaccccgagactGAGAGTTCcctgctcagggtgcctgggtggttcagttggtggagagtctgactcttgatcttggctcagatcatgagctcctGGTTTGTAgagtcgagccctgcatcaggctacatgctgacagtgcagagtctgcttgggattctctctttccctgtctctctgcccctccccccacaaaataaataaacaaacattttttaaaagttaactacatttattaaaaaaaaaaaaaagttccatgttCTACCGactaagtcagccaggcacccccaaatggttcagtttttttttttaaaaagagaaagcaatgaaGCAATAAGGCAAATCATTAACTGTTGAATCCAGGGATGCATATGGAtgcttattttatacttttcttttttcccttgtggtttacattttctttaaaaaaaaaaatggggagaaacataaaaaaacaaatcacccCACAGGGCACATAGTAGAGCCTCTCTGGGGTCAGGAGAGTAAAAAAAGACctgaggctggggggagggtAGCCAGGGGGCCAAGATCTGGAGCTCCCCCTTCTGGAAGGGATGTGCCCAGAGGGATGGGCAATGGGAAGAAGCCTCTTTTTCTGGCACCAATCCACGTTAGCAAGGTGGCTTTATATGCATGTTCTCATTCAATCCTCTCCACATCTCCACGAGGTAGGCACTGTTATTATGCCCATTTACAGTTAAGGAACTTGTGACCAGAGTTCAGTAACTACTTGGAGACCCTTCCCCTGGTCCAAGGGCTGTGCCCAGGCTCCCAGAGAGATTACAGGATTATGTCCCTAGGATCAATCTGTGGACAGCCTGACGTAGCCCCTGGCCTTACGGAAGAAAGGAGGTCCCCAGAAATCAGGACCTCAGCTGAGTAGCCTGACTCAGAAGGGATGGAGTTAGAGTTTGTGGTATGGACTCCTGCCAGCACTAGGGGGTCAAAGCAAGAGataggcagaggaggggagggaattGCGGGAAAGCTGTGTTGGCCACAGGTACCCAGGGCTATGACCTTTCTGACCTCATATTCTGGCACTCTGTCTTTCCTCAGCTGTTGCCCTCAAGCTTACACACATAAACTCACTCCTCTATGCCTTTTCACAGGCTATTCCCTGAACCTGGAATGCCCTCGGTACAGAAGAAAAATTACTATTATTCTCCAAGACCCAGCTCTGTGTGTCTGGCCCTGGGCTCCTAcctccactctgcccctctccattaGATGAAGGTCCCTAGGGCCTGGCCCAAGACTGGCCCAGAGGACAGTTAGTGAGATTTGCCATGATGGTGATTTCTCTCCTCCACGGCCCTGTGGTGTTCAgagctctccctctgccctggacTTTCTGTTATCACTTCATGCCGGTGGTCACTCCCCGTGGGCTACTCCCCTTTACATCTGGGGCCAGAATCCCTTCTTCATCCCAGCGCCTACCACTGGGCGGCACAGAGGGCCTTCACTGAATGAAGTTTCTTAGTGGTAGCCCCAGTGGGACTCCACTGATTGGGCCCCAGATGGCGCTGTCAGCCCAGGCAAGGGCTGGGGAGTCTCAGACCCCAGAGCCTTAACGCTGCTACAACCTGTCAAACCCCCAAATTCCAGAGCTTCTTTTATCCATCCTGTCCACTACATCCATATCTGATTTGAAAACTCGAGATGTCAGTGCTAGATTGAAATCCCCCTAACCCTCAGACACAGAGGAACAGCTATCCTCTTGAGGCCACAGCTGAACCAAGAAGGCCCAGATCTCCCGAGAGGTCTAGGGTAGGTAAGCAGCCACCTAGGAACCAGTCATTTCACCCGGACTCTGCCACAACTGGCTGTATGATGAGacagccccttcccttctctgagtcCAAATGCTCCTGCATCCTGTGTTAGTGAGAACTGAAAAAATGGCCAGAGTGCTGGGTTCTGATCCTGATTCTGGTCCTGGTGTACTGCTCTGGCCTATGTCcatcctctgagcctcagggaCTCTGGATGTGAAGTGGGGGCTGGACCCAAAAGCTCTAAAACTACAAGAGTCCAAGATCCCCACTGGGCTACAGAGACCTGGGTGTGGGGCTGGCACCTTGGCCAAGGACAGGCCGCTCCAGGAGCTGCCAGACGGGAAACATTTTCCGGGAGCCGGAAGGGCTGGCGGAGCCCAGGGCCAGCCCATGCAACCACAATGGACCCTTGTATGGAAGTTTAGCTTGGACCCACCCGTGGGCTTGGCCCCTGGACTAGGGTGGGTCCTTTCTAAGCTCCCAAACAACCCACCCTAGGCCCAGAGACAGGAGTGTGAGATGGGATTCTGGTCCAGCTCCAGAGTGATGCCTACAGGCTTGTCACCAATGTCACCACATTTCCACCATCAGCCTTCCTAGAATCCACTTGTCTAAATGACCTCACACAACATGAGAAAGCCTGTCTCCCCAATCGGATGGGAGCCCAAGAGGGCAAGGGCAAGTTTTCTTCTCCTCGAGCCAACCAAGGGAGCTCAGGACAGACTGTTGGACCAGCCTGGTTCAGGGGTGGTGAAGATCCCTGGCTAAGTTGTGATCTAGGACACCCTGACTCTAATCCTGGCTGAGATTTTGTTTCTTCCCCAGCCAgtaagagagaaggagggtgggTAACACTTATTTGAGGGGACCCAAACACTGGTTGGGGAACCTTCAAAAGCATCTGACCCACCCTCTGCCTTGGGAAGGACTCCACCCAAACCAGGCAGACTCCACTcattctcccctcttcctgcAGCCTCCTAATCACACTTGTTTCTTTCTGGAGCCCTAcccccaggctctgcactgcctctGAGGCATCCCTCAGGAAGCTTTTGTGGATATCCTATGGACTGCACATggttttcccttctctgggctcctGTGGTTTGGTAACTATCACTCCTCAGAGCACAGGATCCTGACCACTTAATGCTCATAGTCATCTCAGCAGCTGTTGCTGGGACCCCTGCTGGGACCAGCCTCCCCAGGGGACACTTCCCATCAGCCATCTCTGTGGTGTCCAGTAAGCTGTCCTAAGCATGAAAGGAGATGATGCATGTGAAGGGACTGTATATAAACCGTAAAGCATCATATCACTATGAGTTGCTAATATTCAcaagatggaaattaaaaaagaaatgcaagatcTTGTtcttgaaacaaatttttaaaagcctgggGTCTGAGATGATAAGAACACAGTGGGATGTGGTCAGCACAGAGGTGGATTTGATGTCTGGCTATATTAGCAGAGGCATAAAGCCTAGAAAGTAGGAGGAGACCAACCAGTTTTCTCTGTAGCTTTGTGCCCATTTCTCAGGAATAGTTTTGGTACTAATGCCTCTGGCCAGGTAGTTTCAGACCCAGAGCAGAGAAGATGCACAGTCACTGTCCTCTTAGCTCAATAGGGCCACCTAGGGCCATAGGGCAGCTAACTTTGGGCCTCAAAGGAGACTATGGGGATGTCTCAGGAGGCTAGTCTCAGCTCAGAGTGAGAAAGACAGCCCCACAGCGAAAGAGGTGGCTTCTAGAGATAGTCAGTGAGGGTGTGAGAGAGGGTTGGATCAACCTAGTTGGGAAGTCTGTTGAGAGGATTCCTCTCTTGGGGTAGATTGACAGCTTGGGAGGTTCCTCCCAAGTTCTCTCACGTTAGAACTGTGAGAGTATAAATTCCTAAATCAGTCTAGAAATCTGAGCTCCTGTGGCCTGTGGGGCCTTGGCCTCTTGCCACTTCATGATGAGTATCTCAGCAACACCAGAAACTATGCCATCACCTCTGTTTGTTTTGTGTGGTTTTGTTGCAGGGTGTGGatcaatacacttttttttttaatttttattttttttattttttattttatttttttttcaatatatgaaatttattgtcaaattggtttccatacaacacccagtgctcatcccaacaggtgccctcctcaatacccatcacccaccctcccctccctcccaccccccatcaaccctcagtttgttctcagtttttaagagtctcttatgctttggctctctcccactctaacgtcttttttttttttttcttcccctcccccatgggtttctgttaagtttctcaggatccacataaaagtgaaaacatacggtatctgtctttctctgtcaataCACCTTTTAAAAAACCTGTCAGCGGGAGGTAGGATCCTGCTGTCCCAAGGTCATTTCTGTTGATCTTTATCACGGGTCCAACCAAGCGTCTGGGAACCTGGGCAGTGCCCGGAGTTTGCCCCTggtttcccctcccctgctactTCCTTGCATTGTCAGCCCTGGGTCCCAAACCCAACCTAGCCTGGGTAAGAACAAGAGCACAGGCTTTAGAAGTAGCAGACCTGGGCTTGAGTTTCTGGGCTGCCATCTACCAGCTgagtggccttgagcaagttgctttgcatctctgaacctctgttccTGATTTGTTAAACATGGACAAGAACATCTGTCTCCAAGGTTTTGGAGAttggaaagaatgtgtgtggAGGACCTGGCACATAACgggtgttcagtaaatgtgaggtcctttctcctctccttgggAGACATCTGTGCAATGAGATGTCTTGGGCCGGGGGTCAGGACACCTGAGTCTAGTGGGTAGGTTTTGTTGCTCTCTGGCTGCCTGACCTCTGGCaagtccctgcccctctctgacaTGCACTTCATTATCTGAGAAATAAGGCAGAGACACCAGTCTCTGCAGGGGTCCATTCTCCAGCCCCAGATAGAACATTGCCTGCTGGGTTTGACTTGCCTAAGCAGGGAAATGAAATGCTCTGGTCTGGGAGGCAGGACCCTGGTTTGAGGCTGGCCCATGCCCTGACACACCAGATGATTTAGGACATGTCATTTTCACCTCTAGGCCTTGGTCTTATAATGGATTGGATGCCATGGGCTCCACAGCTCCTTTGTCTCTGATGATCCAGGATCCAGTGACCCTGACAGGGACAGGGCTAGGCCCAGGCAGGTCCCCTGTCCATGGATGTCCCTCTCCATCTCCCCACCTATAGCAATAATCTCAGGTCCCATGTTGTCCGTGGCATGATCCACCTTGTACCCAGCCTCATGGTCTTTCTTCCCGTATCTCATCTAAGACCCTGAAAGCTACTGAGACTCCTACCACACTGCTTCCTTCTTAGTACTCGGTGTCCCATGTGCCTCCAGGGCTCTCTAGGCCCTTCTTCCCTGAAATCATGGGATTTCCTCTAATAGGGAATCATCTCGACTCCTTCCTACTCATCTCACAAGAGTAGGAAGAATGCTTGCGCAAAGAAAGGTCCCCAAGTAACGGACAACACTTACGAGTGCACAAGCACGCTGCCTGCGTTCTCACCATCACAGAGACAGCACTTTCCCTGGGGCTCTGCTGAAGCATAGGCTTGGACTTGAGCTACAGGCCCAGAAGATTTTAGCACTATGCCTGTCCTAGGAGAAGTAGCCAGAGCACTTGAGAGAGTTCTCTACTTGTCACTGTGAGCCTTAGCATGTGAGGTCAGAATAGGCCTGCTGGGTTGGTCTGATTCCAGACAGCTGGCAAACAGCACGTTCAGAGCATCACACCCATTGTATGAGGTATAGAGGTCACATGGAACAGTAAGAGGCCATCACGTCTGCCGGGAGCCAAGCCCCTGCTCAACGGGCCCTTGCCCAGATACTGCCCTCCCGTGGGAAGAGGGTTGCCCTGCTGGGCCTCTGGCGGGGCCCCACTGCTTCCTGGATCTGATTCTTCTCCTGGAGAGGCAGCCAAAGAACTCAGGGCTCTTCTTCCCAATAGGACTACTGATGACGTTGGACTCCTTCCCAATAGGACTACTGATGACGTTGGACAACTTGCCAGGTTGGCAAGGTCTGGCCAGGGACACCCTCCACCCTCAGAGGCTGGGAGCTTTCTCTGAGCACCTGCAGGCCCGGGCCCTGTTTCTCACAGACTGGCTCACCACGTTGCTCATGGCAGTCAGTATACTCCCCAGCCCAAGTGCTCCTTGGGAAAGGGGTTTGAGTCGTCTTGATCCCCACAGCCCATTTTAGGGCTTG encodes the following:
- the LOC123600406 gene encoding high mobility group nucleosome-binding domain-containing protein 3-like, producing MSKRKSPENTEGKVGSKPTEQETTRQSARLSAKPAPPKAEPEPRKTSANKEPGTKTNKGTKRKEGEQEAGKEDTAPFPNGETKAEKVRKAEPVDHRVG